One stretch of Bordetella avium DNA includes these proteins:
- a CDS encoding KdsC family phosphatase, producing the protein MTMTIPSRLPHPAEALVLARIPAPVRERAAAVRLMVFDVDGVLTDGSLFFGEHGEMFKRFNALDGHGLRLLIESGIKVGLITGRSSQVVARRAAELGIAEVMQGVRDKGSALAELAQRQAVQLDQTGYMGDDIIDLPAMQRAGFAASVQNAPGYVAQAAHWVSSLAGGSGAVRECCDLLLASQGRLGAFLNSSAVLSGPGAIQ; encoded by the coding sequence ATGACAATGACAATACCCTCCCGACTCCCCCATCCTGCCGAAGCCCTGGTGCTGGCCCGTATTCCGGCACCGGTGCGTGAGCGCGCGGCCGCGGTGCGGCTCATGGTGTTCGACGTGGACGGCGTGCTGACCGACGGCAGCCTGTTCTTCGGCGAGCACGGAGAAATGTTCAAGCGCTTTAATGCCCTGGATGGTCATGGCCTGCGCCTGCTCATAGAAAGCGGCATCAAGGTCGGGCTCATCACGGGCCGCTCCAGCCAGGTGGTCGCCCGCCGCGCGGCCGAGCTGGGCATTGCCGAGGTCATGCAAGGCGTGCGCGACAAGGGTAGCGCGCTGGCCGAACTTGCGCAGCGTCAGGCTGTCCAACTGGATCAGACCGGCTATATGGGCGATGACATCATCGACCTGCCCGCCATGCAGCGCGCCGGTTTTGCGGCCAGCGTCCAGAACGCGCCCGGTTATGTGGCCCAGGCCGCGCACTGGGTCTCCTCGCTTGCCGGCGGCAGCGGCGCGGTGCGCGAATGCTGCGACCTGCTGCTGGCTTCGCAAGGGCGCCTGGGTGCCTTCCTGAATTCGTCGGCCGTCCTGAGCGGGCCAGGCGCCATCCAGTAA
- the purT gene encoding formate-dependent phosphoribosylglycinamide formyltransferase: MSSFPAPVLGTPLSPSATRVMLLGSGELGKEVIIALQRLGVEVIAVDRYADAPGHQVAHRAHVVSMTDPAALRAVIEQERPHIIVPEIEAIATDLLVELEQEGVARVTPTARAARLTMNREGIRRLAAETLGLPTSPYQFVDTQDALQQAIDGGIGYPCVIKPVMSSSGKGQSVIRGPGDLDAAWRYAQEGGRVGGGRAIVEGFIDFDYEITLLTVRARGVDGQIETHFCDPIGHKQVDGDYVESWQPHPMSPAALARAREIALGVTGNLGGLGIFGVELFVAGDQVWFSEVSPRPHDTGMVTMITQVQNEFELHARALLGLPVDTALRQPGASSVIYGGLDGRGVTFHGVAQALAEPGTDVRLFGKPEAFVKRRMGVGLAVADTLDAAREKARRVSAAVSVKAA, translated from the coding sequence ATGTCTTCCTTTCCCGCACCGGTGCTAGGCACCCCTCTGTCTCCTTCGGCCACCCGAGTCATGCTGCTTGGCTCTGGCGAATTGGGCAAGGAAGTCATCATCGCCCTGCAACGCCTGGGTGTTGAAGTGATCGCCGTCGATCGTTATGCCGACGCGCCGGGCCATCAGGTGGCCCACCGCGCCCATGTGGTGTCCATGACCGATCCGGCGGCCTTGCGCGCGGTCATCGAACAAGAGCGCCCGCACATCATCGTGCCTGAAATCGAAGCCATCGCCACCGATCTGTTGGTCGAGCTCGAGCAGGAGGGCGTGGCGCGTGTCACGCCGACCGCACGCGCCGCTCGCCTCACCATGAACCGCGAGGGTATCCGCCGCCTTGCCGCCGAAACCCTGGGCCTGCCGACTTCTCCCTACCAATTTGTCGACACCCAGGACGCATTGCAGCAGGCGATTGACGGCGGCATCGGCTATCCCTGCGTCATCAAACCGGTCATGTCGTCGTCGGGCAAGGGGCAGTCGGTCATTCGCGGCCCCGGCGACCTCGACGCCGCCTGGCGCTACGCCCAGGAAGGGGGGCGGGTCGGCGGCGGCCGGGCCATCGTCGAGGGTTTCATCGATTTCGACTACGAAATCACCCTGTTGACCGTGCGCGCCCGTGGGGTGGACGGCCAGATTGAAACGCACTTTTGCGATCCCATCGGTCATAAGCAGGTGGACGGCGATTACGTCGAAAGCTGGCAGCCCCATCCGATGTCGCCAGCCGCCCTGGCGCGGGCCCGGGAAATCGCGCTTGGCGTGACCGGCAATCTTGGGGGGCTGGGCATTTTCGGCGTCGAGCTCTTCGTCGCGGGGGATCAGGTGTGGTTCTCGGAAGTCAGCCCGCGCCCGCACGATACCGGCATGGTCACGATGATCACCCAGGTCCAGAACGAGTTCGAGCTGCATGCCCGCGCCTTGCTTGGCCTGCCGGTCGATACGGCGCTGCGCCAGCCTGGCGCCAGCAGTGTCATTTATGGTGGGCTGGACGGCCGCGGCGTGACCTTCCATGGTGTGGCGCAGGCGCTGGCCGAGCCGGGCACCGATGTGCGGCTGTTCGGCAAGCCCGAAGCCTTCGTGAAGCGCCGCATGGGCGTGGGGCTGGCAGTGGCCGATACCCTGGATGCCGCCCGCGAAAAAGCCAGGCGGGTTTCGGCTGCGGTGTCCGTCAAGGCGGCTTGA
- a CDS encoding KpsF/GutQ family sugar-phosphate isomerase, with translation MTHPVPTSADALASARRTLQTEARAITELSARLDSSFTRAVDMLLACQGRVVVSGLGKTGHIARKIAATLASTGTPAFFMHAAEAAHGDLGMLTSQDVLMALSYSGSGQELLTILPVAKRLGVGIIALTGNPASDLALQADVHLDASVVQEACPLNLAPTASTTVSLALGDALAVACLEARGFGPDDFARSHPGGALGRRLLTHVRDVMRHGEALPTVASTDSLSRALEEMSAKGMGMTAVVDAQLRPVGIFTDGDLRRLIERLGDVRGLTVAEGMTHNPRSVEPGALAVEAARIMDEKRLSQMLVINDDGVLIGALHMHDLMAAKVV, from the coding sequence ATGACTCACCCCGTTCCCACCTCTGCTGACGCGCTGGCGTCGGCGCGCCGCACTTTGCAGACCGAAGCCCGGGCCATCACCGAGCTGTCCGCCCGGCTGGATAGCAGCTTCACGCGCGCCGTCGACATGCTGCTGGCCTGCCAGGGGCGCGTGGTGGTCAGCGGGCTGGGCAAGACCGGCCATATCGCGCGCAAGATCGCCGCCACGCTGGCCTCGACCGGCACGCCGGCTTTCTTCATGCATGCCGCCGAAGCCGCGCATGGCGATCTCGGCATGCTGACCAGCCAGGATGTGCTGATGGCGCTTTCCTATTCCGGCTCCGGCCAGGAATTGCTGACCATTCTTCCCGTGGCCAAACGCTTGGGCGTGGGCATCATCGCCCTGACCGGCAATCCGGCATCCGACCTGGCCTTGCAGGCCGACGTGCATCTTGACGCCAGCGTCGTCCAGGAAGCCTGTCCGCTCAATCTAGCGCCGACCGCCAGCACGACCGTCTCCCTGGCCCTGGGGGACGCCCTGGCGGTGGCCTGCCTGGAAGCCCGCGGTTTCGGTCCCGACGACTTCGCCCGCTCGCACCCCGGCGGCGCGCTGGGCCGGCGTTTGCTGACCCATGTCCGCGATGTCATGCGCCACGGCGAGGCGCTGCCCACGGTCGCCAGCACCGACAGCCTGTCCCGCGCCCTGGAAGAGATGTCCGCCAAGGGCATGGGCATGACCGCCGTCGTGGATGCGCAATTGCGCCCGGTCGGCATCTTCACCGACGGCGACCTGCGCCGCCTGATCGAACGCCTGGGCGATGTACGCGGTCTGACCGTCGCCGAAGGCATGACGCACAACCCGCGTAGCGTGGAACCCGGCGCGCTGGCCGTAGAGGCCGCGCGCATCATGGATGAAAAACGCCTCAGCCAAATGCTGGTCATCAACGATGACGGCGTGCTGATCGGCGCCCTGCACATGCACGATTTGATGGCTGCCAAAGTGGTATGA
- a CDS encoding GbsR/MarR family transcriptional regulator, whose protein sequence is MNLSPQIERFVLHFGEMGSRWGVNRTVGQIYALLFLSPRPLHADDIAEALGFSRSNVSMGLKELQSWRLVKLMHQVGDRREYFETPKDVWEIFRILMEEKRKREIDPTLTLLREALLEPSSEANEVHAQQRMREMLELIELSTGWFDEVQRLPPETLQNLMRLGSRVQKVLSFAGKLRGRSADTPTNVQE, encoded by the coding sequence GTGAACCTCTCTCCGCAGATCGAGCGTTTTGTATTGCATTTCGGTGAAATGGGTAGCCGCTGGGGGGTCAATCGCACGGTTGGCCAGATTTATGCCTTGCTGTTTCTGTCTCCGCGTCCTTTGCACGCCGATGACATCGCCGAGGCCTTGGGTTTTTCCCGCTCCAACGTGAGCATGGGGCTCAAAGAGCTCCAGTCCTGGCGTCTGGTAAAGCTGATGCATCAGGTGGGCGACCGGCGCGAGTATTTCGAAACGCCGAAGGATGTGTGGGAAATCTTCCGCATCCTTATGGAAGAAAAACGCAAACGCGAGATCGATCCGACCTTGACGCTGCTACGCGAGGCCTTGCTAGAGCCTTCGTCTGAGGCGAACGAAGTCCATGCGCAACAGCGCATGCGCGAGATGCTTGAGCTTATTGAACTATCCACGGGCTGGTTCGACGAGGTGCAACGTCTGCCGCCCGAGACCTTGCAAAATCTGATGCGTCTTGGATCAAGAGTTCAAAAAGTGCTGTCTTTTGCCGGTAAGTTACGTGGGCGCTCGGCTGATACGCCCACTAACGTTCAGGAATGA
- the cydX gene encoding cytochrome bd-I oxidase subunit CydX: MWYFSWILGLGLACTFAILNAMWFELREGQAHDPLKQPVSK, encoded by the coding sequence ATGTGGTACTTCTCGTGGATACTCGGCCTGGGGCTGGCTTGCACCTTCGCCATTCTTAACGCCATGTGGTTTGAGCTGCGCGAAGGGCAGGCCCACGACCCGCTCAAGCAGCCGGTCAGCAAGTGA
- the cydB gene encoding cytochrome d ubiquinol oxidase subunit II: MDTLIPLDLGTLRVIWWVLLGALLIGFAIMDGFDLGVAALLPFVAKNDAERRIAINVVGPVWEGNQVWLITAGGAIFAAWPLLYAAAFSGFYLAMLLLLLALILRPVAFKYRSKMASPRWRNNWDYVLCGSGLVASLVFGVAMGNVILGVPHDFHAVTLRSTWSGHFFQLFTPFAVLAGLISVFMLLMHGAVLLAWRTEDPVAGRARRLGQIAALLTALLFVAAGFWVARLDGYVITNAIHPDGPANPMIKEVIAAPGAWLHNFTKWPLFWIAPAMGVAGALLTIVLLALRVNVLSFLTSSLTLTGIILTVGFALFPFIMPSALNPKAGLTIWDASSSRLTLWVMLIAVAVFLPLVTLYTAWVYRVMRGKVTQESISDTPNSY, encoded by the coding sequence ATGGATACCTTGATTCCTCTCGATCTGGGCACCTTGCGCGTGATCTGGTGGGTGCTGCTCGGCGCGCTGCTCATCGGCTTTGCCATCATGGACGGCTTTGACCTGGGTGTCGCCGCCTTGCTGCCCTTCGTGGCCAAAAACGATGCCGAGCGCCGCATCGCGATCAACGTCGTGGGTCCGGTCTGGGAAGGCAACCAGGTCTGGCTCATCACGGCAGGCGGCGCAATTTTTGCGGCCTGGCCGCTGCTTTATGCCGCCGCATTTTCGGGCTTTTATCTGGCGATGCTGTTGCTGCTGCTGGCGCTCATCCTGCGGCCGGTGGCCTTTAAATACCGCAGCAAAATGGCGAGCCCGCGCTGGCGCAACAACTGGGATTATGTGTTGTGCGGCTCGGGTCTGGTGGCGTCGCTGGTGTTTGGCGTGGCGATGGGCAATGTCATTCTCGGTGTGCCGCACGATTTCCATGCGGTGACGCTGCGCTCGACCTGGAGCGGGCATTTCTTCCAGTTGTTTACGCCCTTCGCCGTGCTGGCCGGCTTGATCAGCGTATTCATGCTGCTGATGCATGGCGCTGTTCTGCTGGCCTGGCGCACCGAGGACCCGGTCGCCGGACGCGCCCGCCGCTTGGGCCAGATCGCTGCCTTGCTCACGGCCCTGCTGTTCGTCGCAGCTGGCTTCTGGGTGGCCAGGCTTGACGGCTATGTCATCACCAATGCCATCCATCCTGACGGGCCGGCCAATCCCATGATCAAGGAGGTGATTGCCGCGCCAGGCGCCTGGCTGCACAACTTTACCAAGTGGCCGCTGTTCTGGATCGCCCCGGCGATGGGCGTGGCGGGCGCGCTCCTGACCATCGTCTTACTGGCTCTGCGCGTTAACGTGCTATCTTTCCTCACGTCTTCGCTGACACTGACCGGCATTATTCTGACGGTAGGTTTCGCGCTCTTTCCCTTCATCATGCCGTCCGCACTCAATCCCAAGGCCGGCCTGACGATCTGGGATGCGTCGTCCAGCCGTCTCACTTTGTGGGTCATGCTTATCGCCGTAGCGGTTTTCCTGCCTCTCGTGACGCTCTACACCGCCTGGGTGTATCGCGTGATGCGTGGGAAGGTCACGCAGGAATCTATCAGCGACACGCCCAACTCATACTGA
- a CDS encoding cytochrome ubiquinol oxidase subunit I: MIDMDVVGLSRFQFAATALYHFLFVPLTLGLSFLIAIMESVYVMTGRQIWKRMTMFWGTLFGINFALGVATGVVMEFQFGMNWSYYSHYVGDIFGAPLALEGLMAFFLEATFVGLFFFGWNRLSKVSHLVVTWLVALGTNLSALWILIANGWMQNPVGAVFNPDTMRMEMTDFVAVVLNPVAQAKFVHTVSAGYVCGAIFVMAISAWYLLRGRHIDLAKRSMTVAASFGLASALSVVVLGDESGYLTTEHQQMKIAAIEAMWHTEPAPASFNLIAVPNQEARKNDFAISVPYLMGLIGTRSLTTPLLGIDDLVLRAETRIRDGIVANEALERIRRDPKDQQAREVFDRTWQDLGYALLLKRYQPDLSKASDEDIRRAALDTIPTVAPLFWAFRLMVALGFYFIAFFAVAFWLSMRGRLASHPRFLKIALYSLPLPWLAIESGWLVAEYGRQPWVIEGVLPTYYAASGLSMVDLAISLAVFIALYTVLLVIGIRVMTHAVKAGPKPDKPLIPDGRAGSPIQAAIDA; the protein is encoded by the coding sequence ATGATTGACATGGATGTTGTCGGCCTGTCGCGTTTTCAATTCGCCGCCACTGCCCTCTATCACTTCCTTTTCGTTCCCCTGACCCTAGGCCTGTCTTTCCTGATCGCCATCATGGAAAGCGTCTATGTCATGACCGGGCGTCAGATCTGGAAGCGCATGACCATGTTCTGGGGCACGCTGTTCGGCATCAACTTCGCCCTGGGTGTGGCCACCGGCGTGGTGATGGAGTTCCAGTTTGGCATGAACTGGTCTTACTACAGCCATTATGTGGGCGATATCTTCGGTGCGCCGCTGGCGCTCGAAGGCTTGATGGCCTTCTTCCTGGAGGCCACCTTCGTCGGCTTGTTCTTCTTTGGCTGGAACCGCCTGTCCAAGGTGTCCCATCTGGTCGTCACCTGGCTGGTGGCGTTGGGCACCAATCTGTCGGCTCTCTGGATTCTGATTGCCAACGGCTGGATGCAAAATCCGGTGGGCGCGGTGTTCAATCCTGACACCATGCGCATGGAGATGACCGATTTTGTTGCAGTGGTGCTCAATCCGGTGGCGCAGGCCAAGTTCGTGCATACCGTCAGCGCCGGCTACGTCTGTGGCGCCATCTTCGTGATGGCGATCAGCGCCTGGTATTTGCTGCGCGGCCGTCATATCGATCTGGCCAAGCGTTCGATGACGGTCGCGGCCAGCTTCGGTCTGGCCTCGGCCTTGTCGGTGGTCGTGCTGGGTGACGAAAGCGGCTACCTCACGACCGAGCATCAGCAAATGAAGATCGCCGCTATCGAGGCGATGTGGCATACCGAGCCTGCCCCGGCTTCTTTCAATCTGATTGCCGTGCCCAATCAGGAGGCGCGCAAGAACGACTTCGCGATTTCTGTGCCCTATCTCATGGGCTTGATCGGCACCCGTTCGCTGACGACGCCGCTGTTGGGGATCGATGATCTGGTCTTGCGCGCCGAAACGCGTATCCGCGACGGTATCGTGGCCAACGAGGCGCTTGAGCGTATCCGCCGCGACCCCAAAGATCAGCAGGCGCGCGAGGTATTTGATCGCACCTGGCAGGATCTGGGTTACGCCCTGCTGCTCAAGCGCTATCAGCCCGACCTGAGCAAGGCGAGCGATGAGGACATTCGTCGTGCGGCGCTCGACACCATCCCCACCGTCGCGCCCCTGTTCTGGGCCTTCCGCCTTATGGTGGCGCTCGGCTTTTATTTCATCGCCTTCTTCGCCGTGGCTTTCTGGCTGTCCATGCGAGGCCGTCTTGCAAGTCATCCGCGGTTTTTGAAAATTGCGCTCTACAGCCTGCCGCTGCCCTGGTTGGCGATCGAAAGCGGCTGGCTGGTGGCGGAGTACGGACGGCAGCCCTGGGTTATCGAGGGGGTGCTGCCGACCTATTACGCGGCCTCGGGCCTGTCCATGGTGGACCTGGCCATCAGTCTGGCCGTGTTCATCGCGCTCTACACCGTGCTGCTCGTCATCGGCATCCGGGTCATGACGCATGCCGTCAAGGCCGGCCCCAAGCCCGACAAGCCCTTGATTCCGGATGGTCGGGCGGGTAGTCCGATCCAAGCCGCTATCGACGCCTGA